Below is a genomic region from Raphanus sativus cultivar WK10039 chromosome 4, ASM80110v3, whole genome shotgun sequence.
TGAAAGTATGTTAAAGGAGGGCTTCCGCAATGTGCAAGAACAAACAGATAAGGTTTTGgggtttttttttccttctcaacccaatcatctttgtttgattatagttcttttttttaataacccTTACCTTTGTTTCAGGCACACCATGAATTAACAGTCAAGCAGGTAAAGATCTTGAGTTCAAACTTTTAACACCCTTTTGTTTGATATATCGATTTTGACCCCCCACCATTTCAGATTGTTGAATGCGATGTTATGGGAAAGGAATGGCTTGACGCAAAAGAGAAAGAGGATTTGGCCTACCAATCGCTTCTggcaaggagaagaagagcttTGAGGAACAAGGCTAGAGAACTCCGTCTCAGGTAAAAACGACGCtatgatcattttttttttcttcttctctctctctctctctctctctctctttgagaACATGAAAGCATCATCTTGTTGTGGATACAGACCTCCTCAAGACAGCCCCCAGGAGTATACCTATAACCATGAAGATCTGGTGAGTATCTTATATCGATGCCCATGTTTTCTCACCTTTCATGTCCTGTCGCTTCAGATTGGGTTTTGTCTGTTTCTTGCAGATGTCAACCATCGAATGTTTGAAGATCGAGAAGGAGAGATTAAGGCTTTTGAACCAGTATGTGATTAGCATTCATTCCTcactagttttttttctcttcttcttcttcttcttatgctGTGTCTGTCTTTTTCACTGTTCGGGTTTGGTTGCTCATAACAGGAGAATGATTGGTAAAGAGCTTGACGGTATGGGTTACTCGGAGCTGTTGGTGTTTAGCTGTGGGATACAGGGTGGTATGTTGAAAGccgaagaagagaagaagaagataaaacgTGCAAGGGAGGTTCTTAGGGGCGTTTAGTAAGAGACTCTTGTGACTACTATATAATTAGGTAATTATATATTGGTTCTAGCTTTGTGTATTGATAATCTATGTCTGTCTGGTGATTATGATTAAGCTTAAAAGACTTGTGGTTTGCTATATGTGTGCTAAAGATCAATGAAAATAAACTGTAAACATCAAAGTATCATTTTCGTCTCTATCTTGAAAAGTGTGTTAAATGCATATTTACAAGATGACCTCAGATGAACCTACcagagaaataaaataagcaTGAATGGTGATcaattttgttcaaaaaaaaaagaatggtgATCAATCTTCCATGAGAAATGGATGTGGAAGATTGTTTGTCACATGAGCTATGTGATAGTGTTAGTTGAACACGTGGCTGCATATTAACTGCATATAACACTCTAACACTAACTATGTCTGAAAATTAATTGAATCAAAATATTATCCACTTGTCCTCACCTGAAAAGAACATTCACAAGCCGAGGAGGCCATGGCAACGTCTCTTCTGCTTCCTCCGATCTTTCCTCCCTCACCTCGCCAATCTTTAACCAGACGCTACAGATGGTTTCCGGTTCGAACCGGATCAAAACCGGTTGGTTTAACAGTGACCAGAGCCCAAACAAGCGGTGGGGATGGAGAGGAGAGCGTAGTGATTGTTGGCGCCGGAATTGGCGGGCTCGCTACCGCCGTTTCTCTTCACCGGTAAGCTAGGGAGTAAAGTTCGGTTTGTTTGTAATTTACTTGGAACTCACTGAACCGGAGATTTTGGTTGATGGTTTAGTCTCGGAGTCCGGTCCGTGGTGCTGGAGCAGGCAGAGTCGCTTCGAACCGGAGGAACATCGCTGACGCTATTCAAGAACGGGTGGCGTGTTCTTGACGCTATCTCCGTGGGGCCTCAGCTCCGTACTCAGTTCCTCGAGATCGAAGGGTACAGTTTCTTTCTGCCCATAGAGAGAGATGAAACCAAACAGAACAACACTAGGAGTTTATGTTTCAAAAGAGCGagatcttgttttttttttggttttacctGAGTGTGTTGGTATGATCAGCTGAGCAGGATGGTAGTGAAGAATGGAGATGGAAGAGAGCTTCGTTCTTTCACATTTAAAGACGAAGATCAAAGGTTAGGCCACTTTGTCAACTTGCTCATCAAGGTAGTTAAGAGCACATGATTTGATTCATGTGAGTAAACCAAAAcatgtcttatatatatatattaatagcCAAGAAGTCCGTGCCGTGGAAAGGAGAGTGCTCTTGGAAACACTTGCTAGCCAGCTACCTCCACAAACCATTAAGTTTTCTTCAAAACTGAAAACAATACAAAGCAATGCTAATGGTGACACTCAACTTGAACTTGAAGACGGAAGCAAATTGCTAGCAAAGGTATTTATTGTTCCTGAGTACTATGACCAGAAACTATATACTTTGGCTGATCTGGTTGATGTATGTCTTTTGATAGATTGTTATTGGTTGTGACGGTATCCGGTCTAAAGTAGCCACTTGGATGGGGTTCAGTGAGCCAAAATATGTCGGCCATTGCGCCTTCAGAGGACTTGGATACTATCCAGATGGACAGCCATTTCAGAAAAAGGTGAACTACATATACGGAAGAGGGCTTAGAGCTGGATATGTACCTGTCTCTCCAACAAAAGTCTACTGGTTCATCTGTTTCAACAGCCCATCTCTAGGTAACATTTCAAGATTAATCATAGCTTCCTTCTCTCAAGTACTACTATATAACAGTTCTTGAGATATGCAGGGCCGAAGATAACTGATCCAGCTATCCTCAAAACACAAGCCAAAGAACTGGTTAGTACCTGGCCTAAGGATCTGCAAGACCTCATAGACCTAACACCTGATGAAACAATCAGCAGGACTCCTCTTGTGGACAGGTGGCTATGGCCCGGCGTTGCTCCTCCAGCGTCAAAAGGCAGAGTGGTTCTCGTTGGAGATGCTTGGCACCCGATGACTCCAAATCTCGGTCAAGGTGCTTGCTGTGCCTTGGAAGATTCGGTTGTTCTTGCGAATAAACTTGCCGGTGCAATAAACGGAGGGACTGAGTCAGTGGAAGAGGCGATGGAATCATATGGGAGCGAGAGATGGTCTCGGGCGTTCCCGTTGACGGTGCGTGCAAATCTAGTTGGAGCACTTCTGCAGTGGGACAATCCTCTTGTGTGTTCCGTTAGGGACAATGTTGTTATACCGAAGTTAGTGAGGCTCGGACCGATGCTGGAACACACAAACTTTGAGTGTGAGCCTCTgtatgattcttataaaacctgAATTCCTCAGGCATTGGCATGTCTGTATAGTTCAGATTGGCTGTAGAGTACTTGAACAATGTGTAATAAAAAATGCTTGAAGAAACAGATACTTTTATGAAGAACTTCAAAAGAAAGTTATTATCAGAAAAGCTCTGTAAAAGAATAAACAGTTCAATGCAAATGGTTGAAGCTAGTATTTATTACAAAGTTATCTCGACAAGAGCAGAGTAAGCTTGGACTGAAGAAAGCTCAGACTCAAATGATGCCAAAATGTGACGAAgcgtttgttttgttttacttttctCGATGCCCGTGAGCAGGCAGTGGAGACATAGCTATGGTCAAACTGTGAAACCAAGGTCTGGTCTGCACCAAGAGCATCGACAAATGCGCTAAGGTCTGGTATGCACCAAGAGCAACAACCTATGGAACTTGATGTGGGATAACAGTAACCATGGAGTACAAACTCAAAAGACCAACTTGGATGCTTGAAGCTTGGATACTTGAAAATTATCAGACTCATATGACAGTAACCTTTGTCATATGTagtgattataattattttactgtGAAGTAAACTTGTGTTTGAAGCTTGGATACTTGAAAATAAGATTAATTCATGTATTTCATTCATTACATTACCCAGACCACAAAACCAAGTCTTTTTGTGTTTGCAGAGTTTACAAACCTTCGTCTTCTATAATCTAATTTGACccctttttatttatattcttttttactGAGGAGAAGAGTGAAAAGGGCAACATTCACTACGCTCGCCAAGACTCACCCCTGCACcatttttcatcatcatcagtagACAGAAATGTCG
It encodes:
- the LOC108849124 gene encoding uncharacterized protein LOC108849124, which encodes MPRTTRRSVNQRLQYIQVIHELQEEIKMLQISNDKLNGEGLNGLSYTQLASLESMLKEGFRNVQEQTDKAHHELTVKQIVECDVMGKEWLDAKEKEDLAYQSLLARRRRALRNKARELRLRPPQDSPQEYTYNHEDLMSTIECLKIEKERLRLLNQRMIGKELDGMGYSELLVFSCGIQGGMLKAEEEKKKIKRAREVLRGV
- the LOC108849123 gene encoding LOW QUALITY PROTEIN: monooxygenase 2 (The sequence of the model RefSeq protein was modified relative to this genomic sequence to represent the inferred CDS: inserted 1 base in 1 codon), which translates into the protein MATSLLLPPIFPPSPRQSLTRRYRWFPVRTGSKPVGLTVTRAQTSGGDGEESVVIVGAGIGGLATAVSLHRLGVRSVVLEQAESLRTGGTSLTLFKNGWRVLDAISVGPQLRTQFLEIEGMVVKNGDGRELRSFTFKDEDQSQEVRAVERRVLLETLASQLPPQTIKFSSKLKTIQSNANGDTQLELEDGSKLLAKIVIGCDGIRSKVATWMGFSEPKYVGHCAFRGLGYYPDGQPFQKKVNYIYGRGLRAGYVPVSPTKVYWFICFNSPSLGPKITDPAILKTQAKELVSTWPKDLQDLIDLTPDETISRTPLVDRWLWPGVAPPASKGRVVLVGDAWHPMTPNLGQGACCALEDSVVLANKLAGAINGGTESVEEAMESYGSERWSRAFPLTVRANLVGALLQWDNPLVCSVRDNVVIPKXSEARTDAGTHKL